The Hyphomonas sediminis genome contains a region encoding:
- a CDS encoding NADPH:quinone oxidoreductase family protein, with the protein MKAVLSKEVGGPETLVIEEAPVPTPGKGQVLVQVKACGVNYPDVLIIQDLYQFKPPRPFSPGGEIAGIVASVGEGVAHVKVGDRVLASTGNGGMAEYALAAAHAVMPIPEGMPFEEAAAFLMTYGTSYYAIKDRGDPKPGEKLLVLGAAGGVGIAAVELGKAMGLEVIAACSSQEKVDFCLSKGADKGLVYARELDRDGQKKFSDDIKTVSGGGVDIIYDAVGGNYAEPAVRAMNWEGRFLVIGFPAGIPKLPLNLTLLKSCDVRGVFWGAAVARDPKAHAQNVKELFDLYKAGKIRPHVSNTYPMEQAADAIRELQDRKAQGKVVVTM; encoded by the coding sequence ATGAAAGCCGTTCTGTCGAAAGAAGTGGGCGGACCAGAGACGCTGGTGATCGAGGAGGCCCCCGTGCCAACCCCCGGCAAGGGGCAGGTTCTGGTGCAGGTAAAGGCCTGCGGCGTGAATTATCCCGACGTGCTGATCATTCAGGACCTCTACCAGTTCAAACCGCCGCGCCCGTTTTCGCCAGGTGGCGAGATTGCCGGGATCGTGGCCTCGGTGGGCGAGGGCGTTGCGCATGTGAAGGTGGGCGACCGCGTGCTGGCCTCGACCGGCAATGGCGGCATGGCCGAATATGCGCTGGCCGCCGCCCATGCCGTGATGCCGATCCCCGAAGGCATGCCATTCGAGGAGGCTGCTGCCTTCCTGATGACCTATGGCACCTCCTATTACGCCATCAAGGACCGGGGCGACCCGAAGCCGGGCGAGAAGCTGCTCGTGCTGGGCGCTGCGGGCGGCGTAGGCATTGCGGCGGTGGAACTGGGCAAGGCGATGGGCCTGGAAGTGATCGCGGCCTGCTCCAGCCAGGAGAAGGTGGATTTCTGCCTCTCGAAAGGCGCCGACAAGGGCCTTGTCTATGCGCGCGAACTTGACCGCGATGGGCAGAAGAAATTCTCCGACGACATCAAGACTGTTTCCGGCGGCGGCGTGGACATCATCTATGACGCGGTGGGCGGCAATTATGCCGAGCCCGCTGTGCGCGCGATGAACTGGGAAGGCCGCTTCCTGGTGATCGGCTTCCCGGCAGGCATCCCCAAACTGCCGCTGAACCTGACGCTTCTGAAAAGCTGCGATGTGCGCGGCGTGTTCTGGGGCGCGGCGGTTGCCCGCGATCCCAAGGCGCATGCGCAGAACGTCAAGGAACTGTTCGACCTCTACAAGGCAGGCAAGATCCGCCCGCATGTTTCCAACACCTATCCGATGGAGCAGGCCGCCGATGCGATCCGTGAACTGCAGGACCGCAAGGCGCAAGGCAAGGTCGTGGTGACGATGT